A region from the Brachyspira hampsonii genome encodes:
- a CDS encoding helix-turn-helix domain-containing protein, with amino-acid sequence MKIVSGRFFSKSELRNRILRDVVISILFLFIIILVYMQIRSPIPIKFIFKSLFQDVKTSIVEEYSKIFYPTYYFSMQMTPIFDVVNQAPEAYKILITNFFPKHTFIEKAAMQVGNNYMSITKEGNGYKVVGHIVTNSSSNQYSSVPFEQLSIDSFYIKDGKPYIHLIYIANENIAFEYISQFNVNFNDVELRDIDDMYAYLITGNSKITFPISYSATNEMNEMKNNLDYSVIADIMTDEFNGTNEDMIKVSYKDNNYWGYKGTFSVANNNIEIGIIIPEKALISKIQIPIILFLVVFIIIIVVIIVMLAIHYIRMIEELKRNHMNITKIIEEGENTNVEFKSTLRYDSNTEKINKALEEVIMKSIAAFSNTEGGRLFIGIANDGEIIGLEHDYSTLRQPNRDFFELHLRTLIETYYGNAFSAEGIRIDFVDHNGKDICIVYIRKGREPVYTKITNKQGAKEEKFYIRVGNSSREIANASEIIAYVKKHFR; translated from the coding sequence ATGAAGATTGTATCTGGCAGATTTTTTTCTAAATCTGAACTAAGAAATAGAATATTGAGGGATGTGGTTATTTCCATTTTGTTCTTGTTTATAATCATTTTGGTTTATATGCAGATTAGAAGCCCTATACCTATAAAATTTATTTTTAAATCACTTTTTCAAGATGTAAAAACTTCAATAGTAGAAGAATATTCTAAAATATTTTATCCCACATACTATTTTTCTATGCAGATGACTCCTATATTTGATGTAGTTAATCAGGCTCCTGAGGCATATAAAATCTTAATAACTAATTTCTTTCCAAAGCATACTTTTATAGAAAAAGCAGCAATGCAGGTAGGAAACAATTATATGTCTATTACCAAAGAAGGAAACGGATATAAAGTCGTCGGACATATTGTAACGAACAGCAGCAGCAATCAATATTCATCTGTTCCTTTTGAACAGCTTAGTATTGATTCTTTCTATATAAAAGACGGTAAGCCATATATACATTTAATATATATAGCTAATGAAAATATAGCTTTTGAATATATTTCTCAGTTTAATGTAAATTTTAATGATGTAGAGCTTAGAGATATTGATGATATGTATGCATACCTTATAACAGGCAACAGCAAAATTACTTTTCCTATATCATATTCTGCTACAAATGAAATGAATGAAATGAAAAATAATTTGGATTATAGTGTCATAGCTGATATTATGACTGATGAATTTAATGGAACTAATGAAGATATGATAAAAGTTTCATATAAAGATAATAATTATTGGGGATATAAAGGCACTTTCTCAGTTGCTAATAATAATATAGAAATAGGAATCATCATTCCTGAAAAGGCTTTAATCAGTAAAATACAAATACCTATAATATTATTCTTGGTTGTATTTATAATTATTATTGTAGTTATAATAGTGATGCTTGCAATACATTATATTAGAATGATAGAAGAATTAAAAAGAAATCATATGAATATAACAAAAATAATAGAAGAGGGCGAAAATACTAATGTAGAGTTTAAATCCACATTAAGATACGACAGTAATACAGAAAAAATAAATAAGGCTTTAGAAGAAGTGATTATGAAATCTATTGCGGCATTCAGCAATACCGAAGGCGGAAGATTGTTTATAGGAATTGCTAATGATGGGGAAATAATAGGACTTGAACATGATTATTCTACATTAAGACAGCCTAATAGAGATTTTTTTGAGCTTCATTTGAGAACACTTATAGAAACATATTACGGCAATGCTTTTTCTGCTGAGGGAATAAGAATTGATTTTGTGGATCATAATGGCAAAGATATATGTATTGTTTATATAAGAAAAGGGAGAGAGCCTGTATATACTAAAATAACAAACAAACAAGGTGCTAAAGAAGAAAAATTTTATATAAGAGTTGGAAATTCTTCTAGGGAAATTGCAAATGCAAGCGAAATAATAGCTTATGTAAAAAAACATTTTAGGTAA
- the trxB gene encoding thioredoxin-disulfide reductase: MSVYDSIIIGGGPAGLSAMLYLGRALTNSILIEKKGIGGQMMSTDSVENYLGFPEEMSAFELVARMQQHAEKFSKNEIVYDEVIKVENIKDEVKKVITADGKTYETKTIILAMGGFAKKLGTKGEDTFGGKGVSYCATCDGAFYRNKTVAVVGGGNSAFDEAYFLTRFVNKIYLVHRRKEFRAEPINVKHLTDTGKVEYVLDSVIDEICGDGKVNNIKIKNVVDGSIHDQAVDGVFVFVGQEPATHFLKDTGLELKDTGHIVTDMSTMETNIPGVFACGDSILKPVRQVANAVGEGAVAAMSVTHYLNKA; the protein is encoded by the coding sequence ATGTCTGTATATGATAGTATAATAATAGGCGGAGGTCCTGCCGGTCTTTCTGCTATGCTTTATTTAGGAAGAGCTTTAACAAATTCTATTTTGATAGAAAAGAAAGGTATTGGCGGTCAGATGATGAGTACTGATTCTGTTGAGAATTATTTAGGTTTTCCTGAAGAAATGAGTGCATTTGAGCTTGTAGCAAGAATGCAGCAGCATGCTGAAAAATTCTCTAAAAATGAAATAGTTTATGATGAAGTTATAAAAGTAGAAAATATTAAAGATGAAGTGAAGAAAGTTATTACTGCTGACGGCAAAACTTATGAAACAAAGACTATAATACTTGCTATGGGCGGATTCGCTAAAAAATTAGGAACAAAAGGCGAAGATACATTTGGAGGAAAAGGGGTTTCATACTGTGCTACTTGCGACGGTGCTTTTTACAGAAATAAAACTGTTGCTGTAGTTGGAGGCGGAAACAGTGCTTTTGATGAGGCTTATTTCCTTACAAGATTTGTTAATAAAATATATTTAGTTCATAGAAGAAAAGAATTCAGAGCTGAACCTATAAATGTTAAGCATTTAACAGACACTGGAAAAGTAGAATATGTACTTGATTCTGTGATAGATGAGATTTGCGGAGACGGCAAAGTTAATAATATAAAAATAAAAAATGTAGTAGACGGTTCTATACATGATCAGGCTGTAGACGGTGTATTTGTTTTCGTAGGTCAAGAGCCTGCAACTCATTTCTTAAAAGACACAGGATTAGAATTAAAAGATACAGGACATATAGTTACAGACATGTCTACAATGGAAACTAATATTCCGGGAGTATTTGCCTGCGGAGATTCTATATTAAAACCGGTTCGTCAGGTTGCTAATGCTGTTGGAGAAGGTGCAGTTGCTGCTATGAGCGTAACTCATTATTTAAATAAGGCTTAA
- a CDS encoding YifB family Mg chelatase-like AAA ATPase, with protein MHTKIYSEALYGIEGIPIVIEVNISEGLPKFDVVGLPDQAVNEAKERVIAAINNSDRFFPPKRITINLAPADLKKTGSMYDLAFALGILSSSAQVFFSDFMDKTIILGELALDGSVREVKGIFSMLLNAKELGIKNAVIPFNNIEEANIIDGINLYPVKTLKEAIDTIEGKRPPIISEGKFNFNSEENENIDFSDVKGQEYAKRAAMIAAAGGHNFIMIGSPGCGKTLIAKRIPTILPPLTFEEAIEVTKIYSSYGLLSKNMPIVKKRPFRIPHHTSSYVSLVGGGRNIKAGEITLAHNGVLFLDEFVEFQSSALQTLREPMEEKTITISRANGSISFPANFTLIAAMNPCPCGYYGDEKHTCRCSDIARKKYIAKLSGPILDRIDISIEVRAVEYAKMTSKADGESSASMRKTVIEARKKQEKRFKDNGLKIFSNSSMGIKDTEKFCILDDKAKNLLNMAMERFSMSARSYNKILKVSRTIADLDDKDIIGAEHVTEALQYRFNFNN; from the coding sequence ATGCATACAAAAATATATTCAGAAGCTCTTTACGGAATAGAAGGAATACCTATTGTAATAGAAGTTAATATATCTGAGGGTTTGCCTAAATTTGATGTTGTAGGATTACCGGATCAGGCAGTAAATGAGGCAAAAGAGAGAGTAATTGCTGCAATAAATAACAGTGACAGATTTTTCCCTCCGAAAAGAATAACTATAAATTTAGCCCCTGCTGATTTGAAGAAAACAGGAAGTATGTATGATTTGGCATTTGCTTTGGGAATACTATCATCAAGTGCCCAAGTATTTTTTTCTGACTTTATGGATAAAACTATAATACTTGGGGAATTGGCTCTTGACGGAAGTGTAAGGGAAGTGAAAGGAATATTCTCAATGCTTTTAAATGCTAAGGAATTAGGTATCAAAAATGCTGTAATACCATTTAATAATATTGAAGAAGCTAACATTATTGACGGAATTAATCTATACCCTGTAAAAACTTTAAAAGAGGCAATAGATACAATAGAAGGAAAAAGACCTCCTATTATATCAGAAGGCAAATTTAATTTTAATAGCGAAGAAAATGAAAATATAGATTTTTCAGATGTTAAAGGTCAAGAATATGCTAAAAGGGCAGCAATGATAGCAGCAGCAGGCGGACATAATTTTATAATGATAGGCTCTCCCGGATGCGGTAAAACTTTGATAGCAAAAAGAATACCTACAATACTTCCTCCTCTCACCTTTGAAGAAGCCATTGAGGTTACGAAAATATATTCTTCTTACGGACTATTATCAAAAAACATGCCTATAGTAAAAAAACGCCCGTTTAGAATACCACATCATACTTCTTCTTATGTAAGTTTAGTAGGAGGAGGCAGAAATATAAAGGCTGGAGAAATAACATTGGCACATAACGGAGTTTTATTTCTTGATGAATTTGTAGAGTTTCAAAGCTCAGCACTTCAGACATTAAGAGAACCTATGGAAGAAAAAACTATAACAATAAGCAGAGCAAATGGAAGTATTTCTTTTCCTGCTAATTTTACTTTAATTGCAGCAATGAATCCATGCCCTTGCGGTTATTACGGAGATGAAAAACATACATGCCGATGCTCTGATATAGCTAGAAAAAAATATATAGCTAAACTTTCAGGTCCTATACTTGACAGAATAGACATATCAATAGAAGTTCGTGCAGTTGAGTATGCTAAAATGACTTCAAAAGCCGATGGCGAGAGTTCTGCCTCTATGCGTAAAACAGTTATTGAGGCTAGAAAAAAACAGGAGAAAAGATTCAAAGATAACGGACTTAAAATATTTTCTAATTCATCTATGGGCATAAAAGATACTGAAAAGTTCTGCATATTAGATGATAAGGCTAAAAATTTACTTAATATGGCTATGGAAAGATTTTCAATGAGTGCAAGAAGCTACAATAAAATATTGAAAGTATCAAGAACTATAGCAGACTTAGATGACAAAGATATTATAGGAGCAGAACATGTAACAGAGGCTTTGCAGTACAGATTTAATTTTAATAACTAA